The following are from one region of the Alicyclobacillus fastidiosus genome:
- a CDS encoding alcohol dehydrogenase catalytic domain-containing protein, with product MRHTSTSMAAVAIRNNETQIQELDLPELSVDDGLLKVEMVGMCGTDVGNYSHITRPTILGHHVVGHIEKIGELAAERWGVKEGDRVAMEEYLPCGTCEHCREGLFRACKFTDSRRGGMRYGNTALDIKPGLWGGFSQYMYLHPNAVVHKMPTHVPAAEAVFTLPLANGFEWMCLEAGVGIGKTVVVLGPGQQGMACVLAAKAAGAQVIVVGRQTSVQRLALCQRLGADAVVNTTIEDPIERIAQITGGKLADVVIDVTSGGTELVTQSFAMVKSRGLVILAAYKYAKVLEWDSDLVLSKSITVKGLRGHSYGAVEMAIQCISAGRFPISILHSHNFGLLDVDSALRTAAGTGEPNPLLVSVSPWQ from the coding sequence TTGAGACATACATCAACAAGTATGGCAGCGGTGGCAATCAGAAACAATGAGACGCAGATTCAGGAACTAGACCTACCCGAACTCTCGGTCGACGACGGGTTGCTCAAGGTGGAAATGGTCGGGATGTGCGGAACGGATGTAGGCAATTACAGCCACATTACGCGCCCCACCATCCTCGGACATCACGTCGTTGGCCATATAGAGAAGATCGGCGAGCTCGCAGCAGAGCGGTGGGGGGTCAAAGAGGGAGATCGAGTTGCTATGGAAGAGTACCTTCCCTGCGGCACTTGCGAACACTGCCGTGAGGGTCTCTTCCGCGCTTGTAAGTTTACCGATTCGCGCCGCGGTGGTATGCGGTACGGCAATACGGCGTTGGACATCAAGCCTGGACTGTGGGGTGGCTTCAGTCAGTACATGTATCTGCACCCAAATGCGGTGGTTCACAAGATGCCGACCCACGTCCCTGCTGCGGAGGCTGTATTTACTTTACCGCTCGCCAACGGATTTGAATGGATGTGCTTGGAGGCAGGCGTCGGGATCGGCAAAACTGTCGTCGTGTTGGGGCCGGGACAGCAAGGCATGGCCTGCGTATTGGCCGCCAAAGCAGCCGGTGCACAGGTCATCGTCGTCGGGAGGCAGACCAGCGTTCAGCGACTGGCCCTCTGTCAGCGGCTTGGTGCGGACGCTGTCGTGAACACCACAATTGAAGATCCGATCGAGCGAATTGCACAGATCACCGGCGGCAAGCTGGCAGACGTGGTCATCGATGTAACATCGGGGGGGACGGAACTCGTCACGCAGTCGTTTGCGATGGTCAAGAGTCGAGGACTGGTGATTCTAGCTGCGTACAAATACGCAAAAGTCCTGGAGTGGGATTCGGATTTGGTGCTCTCCAAGTCGATCACGGTCAAAGGTTTACGCGGTCACAGTTACGGCGCTGTGGAGATGGCGATTCAATGTATCTCGGCAGGTAGGTTTCCGATCTCGATTCTACATTCTCACAACTTTGGGTTGCTAGATGTAGATAGCGCGCTGCGCACTGCTGCTGGAACAGGGGAGCCCAATCCACTCCTGGTGTCGGTCAGCCCTTGGCAATGA
- a CDS encoding 4Fe-4S binding protein — translation MAFVITSPCLGEKSGDCTDVCPVDAIHEGDDQYYIDPELCIDCGACEAVCPVAAIFSEDSVPEDEQGFIMKNRSFFHTSV, via the coding sequence ATGGCATTTGTGATTACCTCGCCGTGTTTGGGTGAAAAGTCTGGGGACTGCACCGACGTCTGCCCGGTGGATGCGATCCACGAGGGGGACGACCAATATTATATCGATCCGGAACTGTGCATCGACTGCGGAGCATGCGAGGCGGTTTGCCCTGTTGCCGCCATTTTCTCGGAAGACTCCGTACCTGAAGACGAACAGGGATTCATTATGAAGAATCGTTCATTTTTTCATACCTCAGTTTAA
- a CDS encoding spore germination protein encodes MKSRKPRLLKAIKELENTTTAPCSSEFLVADLAGNEQVLRGAFESCSDVVFRSLTVAGASRMLLVFVDGLVDASTLDKVLLKPMLSHEMPDVADGSAVRIIEEQLVAFAKVETAHRVKDVIDGILKANVAVLVEGDSHALIAELKGFEKRGVEEPAAEITVRGPRDGFTETLRVNTALLRRRIRSPRLKMESLSVGELSQTDVVIAYITGVVQETVLEEVRTRINRIEIDGVLESSYIEEFIQDRALTPFPQVQNTERPDVVCASLLEGRIAIFVDTTPFVLIVPMTFWTGLQAAEDYYERTLYTSFIRWMRFILFNVALFLPSLYVAITTYHPQLIPTNLLISIAAAREGVPFPTVIEALMMELMFEGLREAGVRLPKAVGSAVSIVGALVIGQAAVEAGIISAPMVIVVSTTGIASFAIPRYNLGIAYRILRFPVLLLAGSFGLFGVGIGALAILAHLVNLRSFGVPYLVPVAPQVPSNLKDVLARAPLWSTPHRPRLIAGGDKQRLAHGQNPKKSRGNQPT; translated from the coding sequence GTGAAGTCCCGGAAGCCCAGACTCCTGAAAGCGATAAAGGAACTAGAGAACACGACGACAGCCCCTTGTTCGAGCGAATTCTTGGTCGCCGATTTAGCCGGTAATGAACAGGTATTGCGAGGCGCGTTTGAAAGTTGTTCGGACGTCGTGTTCCGGTCCCTCACCGTCGCTGGGGCCTCCAGGATGCTTCTCGTGTTTGTCGACGGGCTCGTTGACGCCAGCACGCTCGACAAGGTGTTATTGAAGCCGATGTTGAGCCATGAAATGCCCGATGTGGCGGATGGGTCAGCCGTTCGCATCATTGAAGAACAGCTCGTCGCCTTCGCCAAAGTCGAGACGGCGCATCGGGTGAAGGACGTCATCGACGGCATTTTAAAGGCGAACGTCGCGGTGCTGGTGGAAGGTGACAGCCATGCTTTAATCGCGGAACTCAAGGGTTTCGAAAAACGTGGTGTTGAGGAGCCAGCCGCGGAAATTACGGTGCGCGGACCGAGGGATGGGTTCACGGAGACGCTGCGAGTGAACACCGCCTTGCTTCGACGGCGCATCCGCAGCCCGAGGCTAAAAATGGAGAGCTTGTCAGTCGGAGAGCTGTCGCAGACAGATGTCGTCATCGCCTACATCACGGGCGTTGTGCAGGAGACGGTGCTGGAGGAAGTTCGAACTCGAATCAACCGCATCGAAATCGACGGTGTCCTGGAGTCCTCCTACATCGAGGAGTTCATTCAGGACCGCGCGTTGACTCCGTTTCCGCAGGTACAGAATACGGAGCGCCCGGACGTGGTCTGCGCCAGTCTCCTCGAGGGCAGAATTGCGATCTTCGTCGACACGACACCGTTCGTCCTGATCGTTCCGATGACGTTTTGGACCGGTCTACAGGCGGCGGAAGACTATTACGAGCGCACGTTGTACACGTCATTCATCCGTTGGATGCGATTCATTTTATTCAACGTGGCACTCTTCTTACCGTCCCTATACGTGGCCATTACTACGTACCACCCGCAATTGATCCCGACGAACCTGCTCATCAGCATAGCAGCAGCTCGCGAAGGAGTACCGTTCCCGACGGTGATTGAAGCGTTGATGATGGAGTTGATGTTCGAGGGGCTGCGCGAAGCGGGGGTCCGACTGCCCAAGGCGGTCGGTTCTGCGGTGAGTATCGTCGGAGCGTTGGTCATCGGACAGGCTGCCGTCGAAGCCGGGATCATCTCCGCGCCGATGGTCATCGTCGTGTCCACGACCGGCATCGCGTCGTTCGCGATCCCTCGTTACAATCTCGGCATCGCATACCGCATTCTGCGGTTCCCTGTCCTGCTCCTGGCGGGGTCATTCGGGCTGTTCGGCGTGGGTATCGGGGCGCTCGCCATCCTCGCACACTTGGTCAATCTGCGCTCGTTCGGCGTTCCATATTTGGTTCCAGTCGCACCGCAGGTACCTTCGAACTTAAAGGATGTGTTAGCTCGAGCCCCCCTCTGGAGTACTCCGCATCGGCCCCGGCTGATCGCGGGCGGGGATAAACAACGGTTAGCACATGGACAAAATCCGAAGAAGTCCCGGGGAAATCAGCCGACATGA
- a CDS encoding Ger(x)C family spore germination protein produces MKRRRSIGLIVLISLLFATGCWDRAELDDLALILGWGVDQSEDKTYVASAQIAIPSKLSTQSGGGSGQGFFVLTASGKSSLDATKNIQRKSSRKIYAGHRRVVCIGETLAKNGLSDVLDEFTRNPDVRLRTDIFVVKGNSAQELLQNPYPLENIPALAALREHRAVGGIGDSTLRDYLMDEAKGHSTTLPVIQLSSLASSQGDESQDGGQNAGGPLGLEFGGRAIIDPHSKLVGFLDYDEAQNAVWVKGTLRHFMLTTRVPKEDGNINLDVSRTRSKVIPTLQHGKVYIEVRLSGFGIIRENTTPMDLSQVENVDRAQEACDTTVEQAAKHVIVKLQKDYGLDIFGFGEAIHRKYPQQWKAMKNDWDKQFSNAVVTVNANLTIRRVGLTGPPLQLPRSEIQE; encoded by the coding sequence ATGAAACGACGGAGGAGCATCGGCCTGATTGTTCTCATCTCCCTATTGTTCGCGACAGGGTGCTGGGACCGCGCGGAGTTAGACGATCTCGCTCTGATTCTCGGCTGGGGAGTGGATCAGTCGGAGGACAAGACGTATGTGGCGAGTGCGCAAATCGCCATTCCGTCCAAACTGAGCACTCAGAGCGGCGGTGGGTCGGGACAAGGCTTTTTTGTCCTAACTGCGAGCGGGAAGAGTTCGCTCGACGCGACAAAGAACATTCAGCGAAAATCGTCGCGTAAGATCTACGCGGGTCACCGCCGCGTCGTCTGTATCGGGGAAACGCTTGCCAAGAATGGCCTGTCTGACGTGCTTGACGAATTCACCCGCAATCCAGATGTTCGGTTGCGTACGGACATTTTCGTCGTGAAGGGCAATAGTGCGCAGGAACTGTTGCAAAATCCATACCCGTTAGAGAACATTCCCGCGCTGGCAGCCTTGCGTGAGCACAGGGCGGTCGGTGGAATCGGAGACTCGACGTTGAGAGATTATTTGATGGACGAAGCTAAGGGGCACAGCACGACGTTGCCTGTCATTCAATTGTCCAGCTTGGCTTCGTCCCAAGGGGATGAGTCGCAAGACGGGGGTCAGAATGCGGGAGGGCCTTTGGGACTCGAGTTCGGTGGCAGGGCGATCATCGACCCGCATTCGAAGCTCGTCGGCTTCCTCGATTATGACGAAGCACAAAATGCCGTTTGGGTGAAAGGGACGTTAAGGCATTTCATGTTGACGACGCGCGTTCCCAAGGAAGACGGAAACATTAACCTCGACGTGTCGAGGACCAGAAGCAAGGTGATCCCCACGTTGCAACATGGGAAGGTGTACATCGAGGTTCGGTTAAGCGGGTTTGGCATCATTCGCGAAAACACCACACCAATGGACTTGTCGCAAGTTGAGAATGTCGACCGGGCGCAGGAAGCATGTGATACCACCGTCGAACAGGCGGCTAAGCATGTGATTGTCAAACTACAGAAAGACTATGGCTTGGACATATTTGGCTTCGGCGAGGCGATTCATCGCAAGTACCCGCAACAGTGGAAAGCGATGAAGAACGACTGGGACAAGCAATTTTCGAACGCAGTGGTGACCGTGAACGCCAACTTGACGATTCGCCGCGTAGGACTGACCGGGCCACCGCTACAATTGCCACGGAGCGAGATCCAGGAATGA
- a CDS encoding endospore germination permease — MKKSMNISGGQMYWTLFAFEVGNTLLLTMTSAIREGKQDAWMAMGVAGGGGILIALIATRLSVMYPNQTVIEYSRTILGTWPGKVIVIPFLLQWYVDIGVIMRDFGDFIITALFHNTPIWGVVLLTLLVVVYLVIQGGPEGIGRCSEVIGPVILLMIVVLIALDFGNIEWRELFPVYVDSGWRAIAKGSTMPLSFFGESMMILMLTAFLKNPQTQAMKAVWGVATATALACLATIAVIATFGAELSSRMWYPFFSLTRFISIMEFIQNVDSIFVIVWFTSMFIKLSVYVFVASYGTAQWLNIQNWRKVLWVVAPFGFITALSIKNVQVDVPQYYMRMYWIPFVLPINMIGIPLLLLIIGLLRSRTSPSRR; from the coding sequence GTGAAGAAATCCATGAACATCTCTGGCGGGCAAATGTATTGGACATTGTTTGCTTTCGAAGTCGGCAATACTTTGCTCTTAACCATGACCTCCGCCATTCGTGAGGGGAAGCAGGACGCCTGGATGGCGATGGGGGTGGCAGGTGGTGGGGGGATACTGATCGCGCTGATCGCCACGAGGCTCAGCGTGATGTATCCGAATCAGACCGTGATCGAGTACAGTCGAACCATTTTGGGGACGTGGCCCGGTAAGGTCATCGTGATTCCGTTTTTACTGCAGTGGTATGTGGATATCGGCGTCATCATGCGTGACTTTGGCGATTTCATCATCACGGCGCTGTTTCACAATACGCCGATATGGGGGGTTGTACTGCTCACGCTGCTTGTCGTCGTGTACCTGGTTATTCAGGGAGGACCAGAGGGGATAGGGCGGTGTAGTGAAGTCATCGGGCCTGTGATTCTACTGATGATCGTCGTGCTTATTGCTCTCGATTTTGGGAATATCGAATGGAGAGAGTTGTTTCCTGTCTACGTCGATTCCGGTTGGCGGGCGATTGCGAAAGGCTCGACGATGCCGCTGTCGTTTTTTGGTGAGTCCATGATGATCCTGATGTTGACCGCGTTTCTCAAAAATCCCCAAACGCAAGCGATGAAGGCGGTGTGGGGCGTCGCCACAGCAACGGCACTCGCATGTCTTGCTACGATTGCTGTCATCGCCACCTTTGGAGCCGAACTCTCGTCGCGGATGTGGTATCCGTTTTTCAGTTTGACCAGGTTTATCTCCATCATGGAGTTCATCCAGAACGTCGATTCCATCTTTGTGATCGTTTGGTTTACCAGCATGTTCATCAAGCTGTCTGTCTACGTGTTTGTCGCGAGTTACGGTACAGCCCAGTGGCTCAACATTCAGAACTGGCGCAAAGTCTTATGGGTTGTGGCGCCATTCGGATTCATCACTGCACTCTCCATCAAAAACGTTCAAGTCGACGTGCCGCAGTACTACATGCGAATGTATTGGATCCCATTTGTGCTCCCCATCAACATGATCGGGATCCCTTTGCTGCTTCTGATCATTGGCCTGTTGAGGAGTAGAACTAGCCCATCGCGGAGATGA
- a CDS encoding small multi-drug export protein, with product MEESSFRESTPLIRRIVYGVCLGCVCFAVALCIGVVEGKLVSTISLIGTSLALEAQPATLASLPLRFHPISGALISIFANLIPIPMLMLTFEEIIARWSWFRRKLQKTEVWSAKYGAYGVWILALLTPVLGAYVCIGIGYAMRWDGRAVFCCVLVGMVSSSFLIAYGGDSIAHLFGLSH from the coding sequence TTGGAAGAGTCGTCGTTTCGGGAATCGACACCCTTGATTCGCCGGATCGTTTACGGTGTTTGCCTAGGCTGTGTGTGCTTCGCGGTGGCACTGTGTATCGGTGTCGTCGAAGGCAAACTGGTGTCCACGATTTCCCTGATTGGTACGTCGCTCGCATTGGAAGCCCAACCTGCGACGCTGGCGAGTCTCCCGCTGCGATTTCATCCGATCTCGGGGGCGCTCATCAGTATCTTTGCGAACCTCATCCCGATTCCCATGTTGATGTTGACCTTCGAGGAAATCATCGCTCGGTGGTCGTGGTTCCGGCGAAAATTACAAAAAACAGAGGTCTGGTCGGCGAAGTACGGGGCCTACGGGGTCTGGATTCTCGCGCTCTTGACGCCCGTACTCGGCGCCTACGTGTGTATCGGTATAGGTTACGCGATGCGGTGGGACGGTCGGGCTGTGTTTTGCTGTGTGCTTGTGGGGATGGTCAGCTCCTCGTTTCTGATTGCCTATGGAGGGGACTCAATCGCTCATTTGTTCGGTTTGTCCCACTGA
- a CDS encoding response regulator transcription factor, producing the protein MNQSVLVVDDEPKVIDVIKPFLEREGFDVYSATDGNMAIQMVDKCHPDLILLDWMLPGISGIDVCRQLRVTSSIPIIMVTARTEELDRVLGLEIGADDYIVKPFSLREMVARIRSVLRRAQDQPGSQSTYVRGPLKIDESKFKVWKDQQEIVLTPAEFQILTTLAAKPGVVYSRLQLLQAVMGDAYMNYERTVDSHISHLRKKLEDNPAEPRFIQTVHGMGYRFGDDL; encoded by the coding sequence ATGAATCAGAGTGTACTTGTGGTTGACGATGAACCCAAGGTGATAGACGTGATTAAGCCGTTTCTCGAGCGAGAGGGCTTTGATGTCTATTCGGCGACAGATGGCAATATGGCTATTCAAATGGTGGACAAGTGCCACCCAGACCTCATTCTATTGGACTGGATGTTACCTGGTATCAGCGGGATCGATGTGTGTCGCCAACTGCGCGTCACTTCGAGCATTCCGATCATCATGGTGACAGCCAGAACGGAGGAACTCGACCGCGTGTTGGGCCTTGAGATCGGTGCGGACGACTATATCGTGAAACCGTTTAGCTTGCGGGAGATGGTCGCGCGCATACGGTCGGTATTGCGTCGTGCTCAGGACCAACCGGGCAGTCAATCCACGTATGTGCGGGGGCCGTTAAAAATTGACGAGTCGAAGTTCAAGGTGTGGAAAGATCAGCAGGAGATCGTCTTAACTCCTGCGGAGTTCCAGATTCTCACGACACTCGCCGCTAAGCCAGGCGTGGTGTACAGTCGGCTGCAGTTGTTACAAGCGGTGATGGGGGATGCGTACATGAACTACGAGCGCACCGTCGACAGCCACATTAGCCACCTTCGCAAAAAGTTGGAGGACAACCCTGCGGAACCTCGGTTCATTCAAACGGTTCACGGTATGGGATACCGATTTGGTGATGACCTGTGA
- a CDS encoding ATP-binding protein, with protein MRITITRKLFAIIAALITFMSGALFVLAHNELERLFQSYASEAMQRNAVQWADLVSYFYETDGHSWSRVGDDINDVMSHTRSRSDLPQQLVVVDNQNHVEFEVGTKAGSPDKRMDNSVPVLNHGQKIATMLIYGEGLERLYDIEEAVLHTMTLALMWGVIIAAALALLSGAFMARRMTRPLKHILKAIRSIIHGDLKTQIPVTSTDEFGQVALAFNQMTAKLAATEEARKHLVADVAHELRIPLTIMQGQLELIQQGVKTARPQDLLPIHDEVIRLTRLVQDLHQLSLAEVGKLQLRKRPTDMVQFLRRIVDNFEVEAVDHDIALTLGAADGIDATIELDPDRMTQVFVNLLGNALRYTPAGGTVHVEISRESQALVVALSDTGPGIEADHLPFVFDRFYRGEEDRSRDTGGTGLGLAIAKEFVVAHNGTIQVTSAKGVGTTFVVRLPLLDS; from the coding sequence GTGAGAATTACCATCACACGGAAACTGTTTGCCATCATCGCGGCCCTGATCACGTTTATGTCCGGGGCCCTCTTTGTGCTGGCCCACAATGAACTCGAAAGGTTGTTCCAATCGTACGCATCGGAAGCCATGCAGAGAAATGCGGTGCAGTGGGCGGATTTAGTCAGCTACTTTTACGAAACGGACGGGCACTCGTGGTCGAGGGTCGGCGATGACATCAATGACGTGATGTCGCACACGAGATCACGCAGCGATCTGCCTCAACAGCTGGTCGTTGTCGACAACCAGAATCACGTCGAGTTTGAAGTTGGTACCAAGGCCGGAAGTCCGGACAAGCGCATGGACAACTCAGTGCCCGTCTTAAACCATGGCCAGAAGATCGCGACCATGTTGATTTACGGGGAAGGCCTTGAACGACTTTACGACATCGAGGAAGCCGTCCTCCATACGATGACGCTCGCTCTCATGTGGGGCGTGATCATTGCTGCAGCGCTCGCTCTGCTGTCAGGTGCATTCATGGCACGGCGAATGACTCGGCCTTTGAAGCACATTTTGAAGGCGATTCGGAGCATTATCCACGGCGACTTGAAAACGCAGATTCCTGTGACGTCCACCGATGAATTCGGTCAGGTCGCATTGGCGTTCAATCAGATGACGGCGAAACTCGCCGCCACGGAAGAGGCACGTAAACACCTTGTCGCGGACGTCGCCCATGAGCTGCGCATCCCGCTTACCATCATGCAGGGGCAACTAGAGCTGATTCAACAGGGCGTGAAGACGGCGCGACCACAGGACTTATTACCCATCCACGACGAGGTCATTCGCTTGACCCGGCTCGTTCAAGATTTGCATCAACTCTCCTTGGCAGAAGTCGGAAAGCTGCAACTGCGTAAACGACCAACGGACATGGTTCAGTTTCTGCGGAGAATTGTGGACAACTTCGAGGTGGAAGCGGTCGATCACGATATCGCCCTGACCCTGGGTGCGGCGGACGGTATCGATGCCACGATTGAGCTCGATCCTGACAGAATGACCCAAGTGTTCGTCAATTTGCTTGGGAATGCGCTGCGCTACACACCAGCAGGTGGGACGGTTCACGTGGAGATCTCGCGCGAGTCACAGGCGCTTGTCGTGGCCCTTTCCGACACGGGCCCGGGTATCGAGGCGGATCACCTGCCGTTTGTGTTTGATCGGTTTTATCGCGGCGAAGAGGATCGCTCGAGAGACACGGGAGGTACCGGTCTTGGTCTCGCGATCGCGAAGGAGTTTGTGGTGGCGCACAACGGTACGATTCAAGTCACTAGTGCTAAAGGGGTTGGTACGACATTTGTCGTGCGCCTGCCGCTATTGGATTCCTAG
- a CDS encoding undecaprenyl-diphosphatase gives MDKFDVSVFRALNQHAGHIPVLDAVLSFFAQYALEIYAVLFVVAWFALPRRDEDKRHALIVAVAGGVLALLVNVVIGVFWYRPRPFAVPGFGANKIIPHPADTSFPSDHTSGGFGISSALWGKGPTWLSWTFTICSAIVMVARVYVGVHWPTDVIAGMVIGIVCGRVSLLFSKPLRLVTNLGLRIFRMGHYAGSR, from the coding sequence TTGGATAAGTTTGATGTCAGTGTGTTTCGGGCGCTGAACCAACATGCTGGACACATTCCCGTGTTGGATGCTGTCCTATCATTTTTTGCGCAATACGCGCTCGAGATCTACGCAGTGTTGTTCGTGGTCGCTTGGTTTGCTTTGCCGAGGAGGGACGAAGACAAGCGCCATGCGTTGATTGTAGCTGTAGCAGGCGGCGTGCTGGCACTCCTTGTCAACGTCGTCATCGGTGTCTTTTGGTATCGACCGCGGCCGTTTGCGGTGCCTGGTTTTGGGGCGAATAAGATCATCCCGCACCCTGCTGATACTTCGTTTCCGAGCGACCATACCTCGGGTGGATTCGGAATTTCCAGCGCGCTGTGGGGAAAGGGCCCAACTTGGCTGAGTTGGACTTTCACTATCTGCAGTGCCATTGTCATGGTTGCCCGCGTCTACGTCGGCGTGCACTGGCCCACGGACGTCATCGCCGGGATGGTCATCGGCATCGTCTGTGGACGAGTGTCGCTGTTGTTCTCGAAGCCGCTGCGCCTGGTCACGAATCTCGGTCTGAGAATTTTTCGGATGGGTCATTATGCGGGATCTAGATAG
- a CDS encoding DedA family protein has protein sequence MSHSVMMFVQSSGYLGIFIAMILESACIPLPSEVVMPFGGYLVSTGHLHFALVVVVGVFGNLVGSTIAYAVGRFGGRAFISRYGRFVLLSERHLQQADRFFARRGNVTVLICRLLPALRTFISLPAGIGKMRFGRFLTYSAIGTIPWVWILTYVGLKLSQNWAVIEQDLRPLTIIFAVVLVVVVVGFWLLANRKRGDVSP, from the coding sequence TTGTCTCACAGTGTCATGATGTTCGTGCAATCGTCCGGATATTTGGGCATTTTTATCGCAATGATCCTCGAGAGCGCGTGTATACCGCTACCCAGCGAGGTAGTTATGCCATTTGGAGGCTACCTCGTTTCAACTGGACACCTACACTTCGCCCTGGTGGTGGTCGTTGGCGTGTTCGGAAATCTCGTTGGGTCGACTATCGCGTATGCAGTAGGCAGGTTTGGGGGGCGAGCGTTCATCTCCAGATATGGCCGATTCGTGCTCCTGTCTGAGCGGCATCTGCAGCAAGCGGACCGTTTTTTCGCTCGCCGTGGCAATGTGACGGTTTTGATCTGTCGATTGTTGCCGGCGTTGCGGACTTTTATCTCGCTGCCTGCAGGCATTGGGAAAATGAGATTTGGTCGCTTCCTGACCTATTCCGCGATTGGTACGATACCGTGGGTGTGGATCCTCACGTACGTGGGGCTGAAACTGAGTCAGAACTGGGCGGTGATTGAGCAGGACTTGCGTCCATTGACCATCATTTTCGCCGTTGTGCTAGTCGTCGTCGTGGTCGGCTTTTGGCTATTGGCGAATCGCAAACGCGGCGACGTCAGTCCGTGA
- a CDS encoding DedA family protein has product MNFAHLIGTYGYFGLFVMLALEYVILVVPGETTLTTVGILSRTNVYHFHFLTLVLITGLGTTTGSLFAYTVGRLFGRPIIYKYGKFVFLTPKRLEQSENLFHRHTILTLLISKYIAVVRDIVPYIAGINRVPLIQFIPITLVSSFLWTATFIGAGGFIGKLGAIVRNHWRTDIIPAVLIVIAAAIAYGIVHRKMRQMGVKRENTPDV; this is encoded by the coding sequence ATGAATTTTGCACACCTGATCGGAACGTATGGATACTTCGGGCTGTTTGTGATGCTTGCCCTCGAGTACGTGATTCTCGTCGTCCCCGGCGAAACCACTTTGACGACAGTCGGTATTTTGTCGCGGACCAATGTGTACCACTTTCACTTTCTAACCTTGGTGCTCATCACCGGCCTGGGTACGACGACTGGTTCTCTCTTTGCGTACACGGTCGGACGATTATTTGGACGCCCCATCATTTACAAGTATGGAAAATTCGTGTTCCTGACGCCCAAACGCCTGGAACAGAGCGAGAACCTGTTTCACCGTCACACCATACTCACGCTCCTCATCTCCAAATATATCGCCGTCGTTCGCGATATCGTCCCATACATCGCCGGAATCAACCGGGTTCCACTCATTCAGTTCATCCCCATCACGCTGGTGTCCTCGTTTCTTTGGACGGCTACGTTCATCGGAGCCGGCGGATTTATCGGTAAACTTGGCGCGATCGTGCGCAATCACTGGCGCACCGACATCATTCCGGCGGTGCTCATCGTGATCGCAGCCGCAATAGCCTATGGAATCGTTCACAGAAAGATGCGGCAGATGGGTGTCAAGCGCGAGAATACACCGGACGTGTGA